The Microbacterium sp. zg-Y1090 sequence AGCGACGTCGACGGCATCTTCACCGCCGACCCGCGGGTCGTGCCGAGGGCGCGCAAGCTCTCCGTCGTCAGCAGCGAGGAGATGCTGGAGATGGCGGCCAACGGCGCCAAGGTCCTCTACATCCGTGCGGTGGAATACGCCCGCCGTCATGGGGTCACGATCCACGCCCGGTCGACGTTCTCCTCCGCGGTGGGCACCTACGTGCTCGCCCCGGGGATGACCGCGCCCGACAGCGAAGAAGGAGCAGAGATGGAAGAGCCGATCGTCGCGGGAGTCGCGACCGACCTGAGCCAGGCCAAGGTCACCGTCACGGGCGTTCCCGACGTGCCGGGCAAGGCCGCGGAGATCTTCACCGTCGTGGCGCAGTCCGGCGCCAACGTCGACATGATCGTGCAGAACGTCTCGGCGGCGACCACCGGCCGCACCGACATCTCTTTCACGCTGCCCAAGAGCGACGCCGGCACGGCCCTGCGCGCGCTGTCGGTGCGTCAGGGTGACATCGGGTACGAGGGACTCGTGCACGACGACCAGATCGGCAAGCTCTCGGTCGTGGGGGCCGGCATGCGCACCCACTCCGGGGTCTCGGCGACGCTCTTCGAGGCGCTGAGCACCGCGGGGATCAACATCGAGATGATCTCGACCTCCGAGATCCGCATCTCGGTCGTGGTCCGCGGCGACGACCTCGCCGCCGCCGCCCGCGTCGTGCACACCGCGTACGGCCTCGACGGCGATGCGGAAGCCGTCGTGCACGCCGGCACCGGGCGCTGACCCACGCCACGCGCCGGCAGCCGCTGCGCCGGCAGCCGCTGCGCCGCCAGCCGCTGCGCCGGCGGCCTCGCCGCTAGACTCGCGGCATCCGCCCGCTCGGACCCCCACCCGCATCGCCGCAAGGAACTTCAATGACTCGCATCTCCGATTCCGGACTCTCCGTCGCCGTCGTGGGCGCCACCGGCCAGGTCGGCACGGTCATGCTCGAGATCCTGGCGGAACGTGCGTTCCCGATCCGCGAGCTGCGTCTGCTGGCCACGTCGCGCTCGGCCGGCACCGCCGTCGACTTCGGTGGGCACACCGTCATCGTCGAGGACGTCGCGACGGCGGACCCCGCCGGCATCGACATCGCGCTGTTCTCCGCCGGCGCCACCGGCTCGCGCGCGCACGCGCCGCGGTTCGCCGAAGCCGGCGCCGTGGTCATCGACAACTCCAGCGCCTGGCGCATGGACCCCGAGGTGCCGCTGGTGGTGAGCGAGGTCAACCCGCATGCCACCGTCGATCCGCCCAAGGGCATCATCGCCAACCCCAACTGCACCACGATGGCCGCCATGCCCGTGCTGAAGGTGCTCCATGAGGATGCCGGGCTCGAGCGTCTCATCGTCAGCACCTACCAGGCCGTGTCCGGCTCCGGCCTCGCCGGCGCCGAAGAGCTGCTGGGCCAGGTCGAGGGCGTGCTCGCTCAGGGCGACACGCTGCGCCTCGTGCACGACGGCTCGGCGGTGGACTTCCCGACGCCGGAGAAGTACGTCGCCCCGATCGCGTTCGACGTGATCCCGCTGGCCGGCTCGATCGTCGACGACGGCGAGGGGGAGACCGACGAGGAGAAGAAGCTCCGCAACGAGAGCCGCAAGATCCTCGAGCTGCCCGACCTGCGGGTGGCGGGGACCTGCGTGCGCGTCCCGGTGTTCACCGGTCACTCGCTGTCGATCCACGCCGAGTTCGCCCGCGACATCACGCCCGAGCGGGCGCGCGAGTTGCTGGCATCCGCCCCGGGCGTCGAGTTCGACGAGGTGCCGACCCCGCTGCAGGCCGCAGGCAAGGATGCCGCCTTCGTCGGGCGCATCCGCGCGGATCAGTCCGCCCCCGAGGGCAAGGGCCTCGTGCTGTTCATCAGCAACGACAACCTGCGCAAGGGTGCGGCGCTGAACGCCGTGCAGATCGCCGAGATCGTGGCCGGCCGCCTCGGGGCCGCCTGACCCCGGCAGGGCCCGGCCCACCTGGATGCCGGCGGTCGGGGCGCCCAGCCGCGCCCAGTAGGATGGACCATCGTGATCAAGACGTACGATGCCGTTCTCATCGGTGGCGGTATCATGAGCGCCACCCTCGGTACGCTGCTGAAGGAACTTCAGCCTGACTGGGACATCCTCGTCTGCGAGCGACTGGGCGACGTCGCGCTGGAAAGCTCCAACGCCTGGAACAACGCCGGCACCGGCCACGCCGCCCTCTGCGAGCTGAACTACATGCCCGAGGGCAAGGACGGCTCCGTCGATCCCGCGAAGGCCGTCGCCATCAACGAGCAGTTCCAGCAGAGCCGACAGCTGTGGTCGTCTCTGGTCGAGCGTGGCATCCTCGACGAGCCGTCGACCTTCATCAACGCCACCCCGCACATGACCTTCGTGCGCGGCGAGAAGGACGTCGCCTACCTCAAGCGCCGCTACGAGACGCTCAGGGAGCAGCCGCTGTTCGAGGGCATCGAGTACAGCGAGGACTCCCGCGTCATCAACCAGTGGGCGCCGCTGCTGATGCAGCGTCGTCTCAAGGGCGAGCCGTTCGCGGCCACCCGCGTGCCGGCCGGCACCGACATCGAGTTCGGCGCGCTGACGCGCCAGCTGTTCGCCCACCTGACCGAGCAGGGAACCGACGTCGTC is a genomic window containing:
- a CDS encoding aspartate kinase — its product is MALIVQKYGGSSVADAESIKRVAKRIVDARRAGNEVVVAVSAMGDTTDELLDLAHEVAPIPAPRELDMLLSSGERISMALLAMAIHSMGFEARSFTGSQAGMITDATHGAARIVDVTPVRLREALDEGAIVIVAGFQGFNRDTRDITTLGRGGSDTTAVALAAALDADVCEIYSDVDGIFTADPRVVPRARKLSVVSSEEMLEMAANGAKVLYIRAVEYARRHGVTIHARSTFSSAVGTYVLAPGMTAPDSEEGAEMEEPIVAGVATDLSQAKVTVTGVPDVPGKAAEIFTVVAQSGANVDMIVQNVSAATTGRTDISFTLPKSDAGTALRALSVRQGDIGYEGLVHDDQIGKLSVVGAGMRTHSGVSATLFEALSTAGINIEMISTSEIRISVVVRGDDLAAAARVVHTAYGLDGDAEAVVHAGTGR
- a CDS encoding aspartate-semialdehyde dehydrogenase — its product is MTRISDSGLSVAVVGATGQVGTVMLEILAERAFPIRELRLLATSRSAGTAVDFGGHTVIVEDVATADPAGIDIALFSAGATGSRAHAPRFAEAGAVVIDNSSAWRMDPEVPLVVSEVNPHATVDPPKGIIANPNCTTMAAMPVLKVLHEDAGLERLIVSTYQAVSGSGLAGAEELLGQVEGVLAQGDTLRLVHDGSAVDFPTPEKYVAPIAFDVIPLAGSIVDDGEGETDEEKKLRNESRKILELPDLRVAGTCVRVPVFTGHSLSIHAEFARDITPERARELLASAPGVEFDEVPTPLQAAGKDAAFVGRIRADQSAPEGKGLVLFISNDNLRKGAALNAVQIAEIVAGRLGAA